Proteins encoded within one genomic window of Salipaludibacillus agaradhaerens:
- a CDS encoding Rqc2 family fibronectin-binding protein, whose translation MSFDGIVTRAVTEELQQTLLSGRITKIHQPYPTDLMLTIRAHGKNHALFLSVNPSFSRFHLTNIKFENPQEPPMFCMVLRKHLEGSILENIEQDGLERIVTFSFKGRNELGDVSYKKLILELMGRHSNLIFVDTENNTILDSMKHIPPSVSQYRTVLPGQLYKEPPHQDKLNPLLMDEELLLKKLNYNQGKMDIQLRDTFSGLSPQIIHEILYQARLTNRETLPKAFLKVLEPVKKSDYTPQIIYGPTKDTFSLLPLEHLDGDRRHFENLHDMLDRFYADKAERDRVKQKAYDLERFLKNEYQKNKKKMAKLYHTLDDADKAKKQQKYGELLTANMHLARPGQSEITVVDYYDPEQKELTIPLDKQKSPSANAQQFFKKYQKLKNSIAYVKEQIVKTEEELTYLDTLIEQLKFASTKDLEDIREELEVEGYLKKRRRHKKKKQSDKPAVEQYISSDGTPLFVGKNNKQNEYLTNRLARQDDTWLHTKDIPGSHVIIRSHNVTEKTLLEAANLAAYFSKGRLSSQVPVDYTLVRHVKKPSGAKPGYVTYDHQTTLYVTPDEDIIRQLAEN comes from the coding sequence ATGTCATTTGACGGTATTGTGACACGCGCAGTTACTGAAGAATTACAACAAACATTACTTAGCGGGAGAATCACAAAAATTCACCAACCATATCCTACAGATTTAATGCTTACAATTAGAGCTCACGGTAAAAACCATGCTCTCTTTTTATCTGTTAATCCATCTTTCTCTAGATTTCACTTAACGAACATAAAATTTGAAAACCCTCAGGAGCCACCGATGTTTTGTATGGTATTGCGTAAACATTTGGAAGGTAGCATTCTTGAAAATATTGAACAAGACGGTTTAGAACGCATCGTTACATTCTCATTTAAAGGACGAAATGAATTAGGCGATGTTTCCTATAAGAAACTTATTCTTGAGCTAATGGGGCGACACAGCAACTTAATTTTCGTCGATACAGAAAACAACACAATTCTCGACAGCATGAAACATATCCCCCCATCTGTCTCTCAATATCGAACAGTCCTTCCTGGGCAACTTTATAAAGAGCCGCCACATCAGGACAAATTAAACCCTCTTCTGATGGACGAAGAATTGCTCTTGAAAAAATTAAATTATAACCAAGGTAAAATGGACATTCAACTCCGTGATACATTTAGTGGATTGTCCCCTCAGATAATACACGAGATACTATATCAGGCCCGGTTAACAAATAGAGAAACGCTTCCTAAAGCATTTTTAAAAGTCCTTGAACCTGTTAAAAAAAGTGATTACACACCGCAGATTATTTATGGACCAACTAAAGATACTTTCTCTCTCCTTCCATTAGAACATTTAGACGGAGATAGACGCCATTTTGAGAACCTTCATGACATGCTTGACCGTTTTTATGCTGATAAAGCAGAGCGTGACCGGGTTAAACAAAAAGCCTACGATCTTGAACGGTTTCTTAAAAATGAGTATCAAAAAAACAAAAAGAAAATGGCTAAGCTTTACCATACATTAGACGATGCCGATAAAGCTAAAAAGCAACAAAAATATGGCGAATTATTAACAGCCAATATGCATCTTGCTAGACCTGGTCAATCTGAGATAACTGTTGTTGATTATTACGATCCTGAACAAAAAGAATTAACGATACCATTAGATAAGCAAAAATCACCATCTGCCAACGCACAACAATTCTTCAAGAAATACCAGAAATTAAAGAATTCTATCGCTTATGTGAAAGAGCAAATTGTTAAAACTGAAGAGGAGTTGACCTATTTAGATACCCTTATAGAACAACTTAAGTTTGCTTCAACTAAAGATTTAGAAGACATTAGGGAAGAACTAGAAGTGGAAGGCTATTTGAAAAAACGGCGACGTCATAAAAAAAAGAAGCAATCAGACAAACCTGCTGTGGAGCAATACATCTCCTCAGATGGCACGCCTTTATTTGTTGGGAAGAATAATAAACAAAATGAATACTTAACAAATCGTTTAGCAAGACAAGATGATACTTGGCTTCATACGAAAGATATACCCGGATCGCATGTCATTATTCGTAGCCATAATGTCACTGAGAAAACATTACTTGAAGCCGCTAATCTAGCTGCTTATTTCAGTAAAGGCCGTCTGTCTAGCCAAGTTCCAGTCGATTATACCCTAGTCAGACATGTTAAAAAACCAAGTGGTGCTAAGCCTGGTTATGTCACATATGATCATCAGACAACACTTTATGTGACACCAGACGAAGACATTATCCGACAGCTAGCTGAAAATTAA
- a CDS encoding YicC/YloC family endoribonuclease codes for MVMSMTGYGRSQKENEHSRLTVEMRAVNHRFCEINIRMPRQLFFLEDRMKKCISRYVNRGKIDVFLNLQGEGTMKRSLNVDWNLFHEYYQLYEEMAEMTVSSEAFPLDKLLIHEDVVSVQESDEVPEDLESMVLQTVEEAAQQLAKMRQQEGSALTNDMKERLQRLTVYVKQLRDLAPEVQDLYRDRLMKKVDDFLALRAEIDETRLLTEVAVYADKSDINEELTRIDSHITQFNDILEESGVVGRKLDFLVQELNREANTIGSKANHLEISQIVVNIKAELEKIREQVQNVE; via the coding sequence ATGGTTATGAGTATGACAGGATATGGACGATCTCAAAAGGAAAATGAACATTCTCGACTTACAGTAGAAATGAGAGCTGTAAATCACCGTTTTTGCGAGATTAACATTCGTATGCCTAGGCAGTTGTTTTTCTTAGAGGATCGTATGAAAAAATGTATTTCTCGCTATGTGAACCGAGGAAAAATAGACGTTTTTTTAAATTTGCAAGGTGAGGGCACGATGAAGCGCTCTCTTAATGTGGATTGGAATTTGTTTCACGAATACTATCAGTTATACGAAGAAATGGCAGAAATGACTGTCTCTTCAGAGGCATTCCCACTTGATAAGTTGTTAATACATGAAGATGTGGTGTCTGTTCAAGAGTCTGATGAAGTGCCGGAAGATTTAGAAAGTATGGTGTTACAAACTGTAGAAGAAGCTGCTCAGCAACTTGCTAAGATGCGTCAACAGGAAGGAAGCGCCTTAACGAATGATATGAAAGAGCGTTTACAACGGCTAACTGTCTATGTAAAACAGTTGCGAGATTTGGCTCCAGAAGTTCAAGACCTCTATCGTGATCGGTTAATGAAAAAGGTAGACGATTTCCTTGCATTACGGGCAGAAATCGATGAAACAAGGCTTCTAACAGAAGTGGCAGTTTATGCTGACAAGTCTGATATTAATGAAGAATTAACACGGATTGACAGCCACATTACACAATTTAATGATATATTAGAAGAATCTGGTGTGGTAGGGAGGAAGCTCGATTTCCTCGTCCAGGAATTAAACAGAGAAGCAAATACAATTGGTTCGAAGGCGAATCATTTAGAGATCAGTCAAATTGTTGTTAATATTAAAGCAGAACTAGAAAAAATACGCGAGCAAGTTCAAAATGTGGAATAG
- the remA gene encoding extracellular matrix/biofilm regulator RemA has product MDIKLINIGFGNIVSANRIISIVSPESAPIKRIISDARDRNMLVDATYGRRTRAVIIADSDHVILSAVQPETVAQRVISSKDDESDE; this is encoded by the coding sequence TTGGATATTAAACTTATTAATATTGGATTTGGGAATATCGTTTCAGCAAATCGTATTATTTCAATTGTTAGTCCGGAATCAGCCCCTATTAAACGTATTATTTCAGATGCTAGGGATCGCAACATGCTCGTTGATGCTACATATGGACGACGAACGAGAGCTGTCATCATTGCAGATAGCGACCACGTTATTTTATCAGCTGTTCAGCCAGAAACAGTGGCGCAAAGAGTTATCTCAAGTAAAGATGATGAATCAGATGAGTAA
- the gmk gene encoding guanylate kinase, with translation MKREKGLLIVLSGPSGVGKGTVCGALRKHDTHIRYSVSATTRKPRKGEVEGINYFFKEKQEFERMIAENELLEYAQYVDNYYGTPRQYVEETIAAGHDVILEIEVQGALQVKKTFPEGVFIFLMPPSLKELRSRIESRGTESKDLIDSRMTVAKDEIELMDKYDYVVENDEVESAVERIKSIVTAENCRKERLIHLYKELVEE, from the coding sequence ATGAAAAGGGAAAAAGGACTCCTCATCGTCCTCTCTGGACCATCTGGGGTTGGGAAAGGGACAGTTTGTGGGGCGTTGAGAAAACACGATACACACATTCGGTACTCAGTATCTGCTACAACGAGAAAACCGCGTAAAGGTGAGGTTGAGGGCATCAACTACTTCTTTAAGGAAAAGCAGGAGTTTGAACGAATGATTGCAGAAAATGAGTTGCTTGAATATGCTCAATATGTGGACAACTATTATGGCACACCGAGGCAATATGTTGAGGAAACCATTGCAGCCGGGCACGATGTTATTTTAGAAATTGAAGTACAAGGGGCTTTACAAGTTAAGAAGACGTTTCCTGAGGGAGTTTTTATTTTCCTTATGCCACCTAGTCTTAAAGAACTGCGAAGCCGCATTGAAAGTAGAGGAACAGAATCCAAAGACCTTATTGACAGCCGTATGACAGTGGCAAAAGATGAGATTGAATTAATGGATAAATATGACTATGTGGTTGAAAATGATGAGGTTGAATCTGCGGTTGAGCGGATAAAATCTATTGTAACGGCCGAGAATTGTAGAAAAGAGCGTCTTATCCATCTGTATAAAGAACTAGTTGAGGAGTGA
- the rpoZ gene encoding DNA-directed RNA polymerase subunit omega: MLKPSIDSLMTKINSKYTLVTVSAYRARRLRENPELFQKSEKSTSVNYVGMALEEIDSEKLTYEVRDKDETTS; this comes from the coding sequence ATGCTAAAACCATCGATTGATTCATTAATGACGAAAATTAACTCAAAGTACACGCTTGTGACGGTCTCCGCCTATAGAGCGCGACGGTTACGTGAAAATCCCGAACTTTTTCAAAAAAGTGAAAAATCCACATCTGTTAATTATGTAGGAATGGCTCTGGAAGAAATTGATTCAGAAAAACTTACTTACGAAGTTCGCGATAAAGACGAAACAACCTCATAA
- the coaBC gene encoding bifunctional phosphopantothenoylcysteine decarboxylase/phosphopantothenate--cysteine ligase CoaBC produces the protein MGKKILLCVSGGIAVFKAAALTSKLVQEGYEVKVAMTSSAQEFVTPLTFQALSRDHVYTDTFIEPDPAAIAHIDIADWADLVVVAPATANIIGKLANGIADDMLTTTLLAVTAPVMIAPAMNVHMYEHPAVKKNMRTLESFGYQFIEPDEGYLACGYTGKGRMAEPEDLLSMVNHHFIKKANLAWQDKNVVVTAGPTQEVIDPVRFFSNRSSGKMGYAIAEMAAARGAQVTLISGPVSLPMPHGVKRVSVHNAAEMFSAVNDVFEHADVIIKAAAVADYKPKETFDQKVKKSTGDLMITMERTEDILKSLGEKKSHQILVGFAAESENIEAYAKKKLATKNLDVIAANSIVKEGSGFQGDTNELVLYFKNGREVSIPLTTKVAAANQLLDAIKPLLGEHIK, from the coding sequence ATGGGTAAAAAGATACTTCTATGTGTGTCAGGTGGTATAGCTGTTTTTAAAGCTGCAGCTTTAACGAGCAAGCTCGTGCAGGAAGGCTATGAAGTGAAAGTAGCCATGACCTCTTCGGCTCAAGAATTTGTTACCCCCTTAACATTTCAAGCACTTTCAAGGGATCATGTATACACAGACACATTTATTGAACCTGATCCAGCAGCGATCGCGCATATTGATATTGCGGATTGGGCAGATCTGGTAGTAGTGGCCCCTGCCACAGCAAATATTATCGGGAAGTTGGCAAACGGGATTGCAGACGATATGCTGACCACCACATTACTTGCTGTTACTGCCCCCGTCATGATTGCTCCTGCTATGAATGTACATATGTATGAACACCCTGCTGTTAAAAAAAATATGAGAACACTTGAATCATTTGGTTACCAATTTATTGAGCCAGATGAAGGCTATTTAGCGTGTGGCTATACAGGGAAAGGGCGTATGGCAGAACCAGAAGATTTACTGTCGATGGTCAATCATCATTTTATTAAAAAAGCGAATCTAGCATGGCAAGATAAAAATGTTGTTGTGACGGCAGGACCTACACAAGAAGTGATCGATCCTGTACGTTTTTTCTCAAACCGTTCATCGGGGAAAATGGGCTATGCAATTGCAGAAATGGCTGCTGCTAGAGGAGCGCAGGTCACCCTCATAAGCGGGCCAGTCTCGCTCCCAATGCCACACGGCGTCAAACGTGTTTCCGTTCATAATGCAGCAGAAATGTTCTCAGCAGTTAATGACGTTTTTGAGCATGCTGATGTCATTATAAAAGCTGCAGCAGTAGCCGATTATAAACCTAAAGAAACCTTTGATCAAAAGGTTAAGAAATCGACGGGTGATCTCATGATCACGATGGAACGAACCGAAGATATTCTTAAATCATTGGGGGAGAAAAAATCACATCAAATTCTTGTTGGATTTGCAGCAGAATCTGAGAACATCGAAGCTTATGCAAAAAAGAAATTAGCTACTAAAAACTTAGATGTGATAGCTGCTAATTCGATTGTTAAAGAAGGGTCTGGTTTCCAAGGAGATACTAATGAACTCGTCCTTTATTTTAAAAATGGTCGTGAGGTATCTATTCCGTTAACAACAAAAGTAGCGGCGGCAAATCAATTGCTTGATGCGATCAAACCGCTATTAGGAGAACATATTAAATGA
- the priA gene encoding primosomal protein N' encodes MIAKVIVDVAVNQTDRAFDYIVPVEFQEAIMPGARVTVSFGPRKVQGFVVSLDSTSDYDATKLKPLYDLIDLKPPLTKELLNLASWLKDETLSFHISVLKSMLPAAMRAKYHKTLTLSEARKSELPPGLQSYFIKSNVIESWEDWRKSASEHEKKLMMSAVKEDVVLVTNRVKTNETKKTQSVIKLAVNKEELQTAIDHLSANASKQRQVLEYLYEFISEGEWLPVSELATKTNVTRQTILQLVKKQFLIKKDIIISRDPYADRDFARSNPLPLTSEQETALMPISEMIKTGKHATFLLRGVTGSGKTEVYLQAIDRVLKQGKEAIVLVPEISLTPQMVTRFKERFGSRVAVLHSALSKGEKYDEWLKIREGKVDVAVGARSAIFAPFENLGIIIIDEEHETSYKQEETPRYHARQVAIKRGELYQCPVILGSATPSLESYARAKKGVYQLISMEHRVNNVQMPEVTLIDMREELRNGNRSMFSNQLLEGIQTRLSRKEQIVLFLNRRGYATFVMCRDCGYVAQCPHCDISLTYHRTSQSIQCHYCGHSETIPGVCPECASDSIRFFGTGTQKVEEELMKLFPDCRVVRMDVDTTRRKGAHEKLLTTFGEGKADILLGTQMIAKGLDFPNITLVGVLAADSMLHLPDFRSAERTFQLLTQVSGRAGRHEKKGEVMVQTYTPDHYSILDVKQHDYLSFFEKEMVVRKQGGYPPYYYLVLIHVSEERLDKVIAITEKITSFLKRELSENTSVYGPVASAIPRIKDRYRYQCMVKYKVEPKLTHVLQEIMKTYQGEMARTSLTITIDTNPYMML; translated from the coding sequence ATGATTGCGAAAGTAATTGTTGATGTGGCAGTTAATCAAACGGATCGTGCATTTGATTATATCGTTCCAGTAGAATTTCAAGAAGCAATCATGCCTGGAGCTAGGGTAACGGTCTCGTTTGGGCCGAGAAAAGTACAAGGATTTGTTGTCTCGCTTGATTCTACAAGCGATTACGATGCAACAAAATTAAAGCCATTGTATGACTTAATTGATTTAAAACCCCCGCTAACGAAAGAGTTGCTTAATTTAGCTAGTTGGCTAAAAGACGAAACACTTTCTTTTCATATTTCTGTCTTAAAATCGATGCTTCCGGCTGCTATGAGAGCTAAATATCATAAAACATTGACACTATCTGAGGCCCGAAAAAGTGAGCTTCCTCCTGGTTTGCAATCATATTTTATTAAAAGCAATGTGATAGAAAGTTGGGAAGACTGGCGGAAATCGGCATCTGAACATGAAAAAAAATTAATGATGTCAGCTGTTAAAGAAGACGTTGTCCTTGTGACAAATCGTGTGAAAACAAATGAAACTAAAAAGACGCAAAGCGTCATAAAATTAGCTGTTAACAAAGAAGAGCTGCAAACAGCGATTGATCACTTGTCAGCGAATGCCTCTAAGCAAAGGCAAGTGCTAGAATACTTATATGAATTTATCTCTGAAGGTGAATGGCTTCCTGTCAGTGAACTAGCTACAAAAACGAATGTGACACGTCAGACGATTTTGCAATTAGTTAAAAAACAGTTCCTGATTAAAAAGGACATCATCATTTCTCGTGATCCGTATGCAGATCGTGATTTTGCACGTAGCAATCCTCTTCCTTTAACCTCGGAGCAAGAAACTGCTCTTATGCCTATTAGTGAAATGATTAAGACAGGTAAGCACGCAACTTTTTTACTTAGAGGTGTTACTGGGAGCGGGAAGACAGAAGTTTATTTACAAGCGATTGATCGTGTTCTTAAGCAGGGGAAAGAGGCAATCGTTCTCGTGCCGGAAATTTCATTAACCCCGCAAATGGTGACACGTTTCAAAGAAAGGTTCGGCTCAAGAGTTGCTGTTTTACACAGCGCTCTCTCTAAAGGAGAGAAGTACGATGAGTGGCTGAAAATTCGAGAAGGAAAAGTAGACGTGGCAGTTGGAGCTCGTTCAGCAATTTTTGCACCTTTTGAAAACCTTGGCATTATCATCATTGATGAAGAGCATGAGACGAGTTATAAACAAGAAGAAACGCCAAGATATCATGCGCGACAGGTGGCAATAAAACGTGGTGAACTCTATCAGTGCCCTGTTATTTTAGGCAGTGCAACGCCCTCTTTAGAAAGTTATGCTCGCGCTAAGAAAGGTGTTTATCAGTTAATCTCCATGGAGCACCGAGTGAACAATGTACAAATGCCAGAAGTAACATTAATCGATATGCGAGAAGAATTACGAAATGGTAATCGCTCCATGTTTTCTAATCAGCTTCTTGAGGGAATTCAAACACGTCTTTCGAGAAAAGAGCAGATCGTGCTCTTTTTAAACAGAAGAGGTTATGCCACCTTTGTAATGTGTAGGGATTGCGGTTATGTAGCACAATGTCCCCACTGCGATATCTCCCTAACTTATCACCGAACTAGTCAATCGATTCAATGCCATTACTGCGGACATTCCGAGACCATTCCAGGAGTATGCCCTGAATGTGCCAGTGATTCTATTCGATTTTTTGGAACGGGTACGCAAAAAGTAGAAGAAGAGCTTATGAAGCTTTTCCCCGATTGTCGGGTCGTAAGAATGGATGTTGATACGACGAGAAGAAAAGGGGCACATGAGAAGTTATTAACGACCTTTGGTGAAGGGAAAGCAGACATTCTTCTCGGGACACAAATGATTGCAAAAGGATTAGATTTCCCTAATATTACACTTGTAGGTGTGCTTGCAGCAGATTCCATGCTTCACCTTCCTGATTTTCGATCAGCTGAACGCACGTTTCAACTACTGACTCAAGTAAGTGGGCGAGCAGGTCGCCATGAGAAAAAAGGTGAGGTAATGGTTCAGACATATACACCTGACCATTATAGTATTCTTGATGTTAAGCAGCATGACTACTTATCCTTTTTTGAAAAAGAAATGGTCGTTCGAAAGCAAGGTGGATATCCGCCTTATTACTATCTCGTTCTTATACATGTAAGTGAAGAACGTTTAGATAAGGTCATCGCTATTACAGAAAAAATCACATCATTTTTAAAGCGTGAACTGTCAGAAAATACGTCAGTGTACGGACCAGTTGCTTCAGCAATTCCCCGTATCAAAGATAGATACCGTTACCAATGTATGGTAAAATATAAAGTTGAGCCAAAATTAACACATGTCTTGCAAGAAATCATGAAAACTTACCAAGGAGAGATGGCACGAACGAGTTTAACCATTACAATCGATACAAATCCTTATATGATGTTATAA
- the fmt gene encoding methionyl-tRNA formyltransferase: MMKIVFMGTPDFAVPVLEGIVREGYDVKLVVTQPDRPKGRKQVLTPPPVKQAAQELKIPVFQPEKIKVEWEKVKEVAPDIIITAAFGQILPKELLDIPPKGCVNVHASLLPKYRGGAPIHQAIIDGEKETGVTIMYMVEKLDAGDMIVSRAIPIEETDTTGTMHDKLSLLGADLLRKTLPQLERDSITATPQEAEMATFAPNIKKEQEVINWNKPARSVFNQVRGLNPWPVAYTIAGGKRLKIWETRVSADETDQRPGTIIEKTHEDIKVACGDNTVLSLRKVQPAGKKPMDITTFLRGAGAQWECGMVLGD; the protein is encoded by the coding sequence ATCATGAAAATTGTATTTATGGGGACACCAGACTTTGCTGTACCTGTATTAGAAGGAATTGTTAGAGAAGGGTATGACGTTAAACTAGTGGTTACTCAGCCGGATCGTCCAAAGGGACGTAAGCAGGTACTGACACCACCACCAGTAAAACAAGCTGCTCAAGAATTAAAGATTCCTGTTTTCCAACCTGAAAAAATAAAAGTGGAATGGGAAAAAGTAAAAGAAGTCGCACCTGATATTATTATTACCGCAGCTTTCGGACAGATTTTACCGAAGGAATTACTGGATATCCCACCGAAAGGCTGTGTGAATGTCCATGCATCGTTACTTCCTAAATATCGAGGAGGGGCTCCTATTCACCAAGCCATTATTGATGGCGAGAAGGAAACAGGCGTCACGATCATGTATATGGTGGAGAAACTGGATGCAGGTGATATGATTGTAAGTCGGGCTATTCCGATTGAAGAAACGGATACAACTGGTACGATGCACGACAAACTAAGTCTCTTAGGTGCTGATTTGCTAAGAAAGACTTTACCTCAGCTTGAGAGAGATAGTATAACAGCGACACCTCAAGAAGCAGAGATGGCGACGTTTGCTCCTAATATCAAAAAGGAACAAGAGGTCATTAACTGGAACAAACCAGCTAGATCTGTGTTTAATCAAGTGAGAGGTTTAAACCCGTGGCCGGTAGCGTATACGATAGCGGGAGGAAAAAGGCTTAAAATTTGGGAAACAAGGGTGTCAGCTGATGAAACGGATCAAAGGCCTGGTACAATTATTGAAAAAACACATGAAGACATTAAGGTAGCGTGTGGTGATAATACCGTTTTATCACTCAGAAAAGTTCAGCCGGCTGGTAAAAAACCAATGGATATAACCACATTTTTAAGAGGAGCTGGAGCTCAATGGGAATGCGGTATGGTGTTAGGAGATTAG
- the rsmB gene encoding 16S rRNA (cytosine(967)-C(5))-methyltransferase RsmB, protein MTNQKKRGNVREAAVDILLKIEKNQAYSNLLINDTIKKMTVPAIDVPLLTELVYGTVQYQKRLDFYLQAFSKKPLVKLDKWVLVLLRMTVYQLVFLDRIPDHAAINEAVEIAKSRGHKGISGMVNGLLRSMLRGDLPDYHLIEDEVERMAVETSHPEWLLKRWIEQYGKDKARQIATANLATPVQSVRVNKVRISKQEVIALLKEDGLEIEESELIPESLRIKRGSVVKTSAFKQGLVTIQDEGSMLVAKILAPNPTERVLDACAAPGGKSTHLAELMNDTGDIISVDIHAHKVKLIEQQKDRLQLKAIQGMVSDARELKESFPNEQFDKILVDAPCSGLGVIQRKPDLKWSKQSADVNRLAMIQDEILEKVWPLLKKNGRLVYSTCTIDQEENEDVVESFVKRHHDAEFDDTFSERLPELIRDHKEPLTGMVRLFPGEFGTDGFFISSLIKK, encoded by the coding sequence ATGACAAACCAGAAGAAACGTGGGAATGTTCGAGAGGCTGCAGTTGACATATTATTAAAAATTGAAAAAAACCAAGCATACAGTAACTTACTTATCAATGATACAATTAAAAAGATGACTGTACCAGCAATCGATGTTCCTTTATTAACCGAATTAGTTTACGGAACGGTTCAGTATCAGAAACGACTCGATTTTTATTTACAGGCTTTTTCAAAGAAACCACTAGTCAAGCTTGATAAGTGGGTGCTCGTGCTTTTGCGCATGACCGTTTATCAACTTGTATTTTTAGACCGCATTCCAGACCATGCGGCGATAAATGAAGCTGTGGAAATAGCGAAAAGTCGAGGGCACAAAGGGATATCTGGCATGGTGAACGGTTTACTCAGGTCGATGCTACGTGGAGATTTGCCTGATTATCACCTAATTGAAGATGAAGTGGAAAGGATGGCAGTGGAAACGAGTCATCCAGAGTGGCTGTTAAAACGATGGATAGAGCAATATGGCAAAGATAAAGCACGTCAAATTGCAACTGCGAACCTCGCCACTCCAGTGCAATCCGTACGGGTGAATAAAGTACGTATTTCAAAACAAGAGGTTATAGCATTATTAAAAGAAGACGGTCTAGAAATAGAAGAAAGCGAGCTCATTCCAGAAAGTTTACGTATTAAAAGGGGTTCTGTTGTTAAAACATCAGCCTTTAAACAAGGACTGGTGACGATACAGGATGAAGGATCAATGCTTGTGGCAAAAATACTTGCCCCTAACCCAACTGAACGTGTGCTTGATGCTTGTGCTGCTCCTGGTGGGAAATCCACTCATTTGGCAGAACTAATGAATGACACTGGGGATATTATAAGTGTTGATATACATGCTCATAAAGTAAAATTGATTGAACAGCAAAAAGATCGTTTACAGTTAAAGGCTATTCAAGGAATGGTTTCAGATGCGAGGGAGCTTAAAGAAAGCTTTCCAAATGAGCAATTTGATAAAATACTTGTGGACGCCCCGTGTTCTGGTTTAGGTGTTATTCAACGTAAGCCGGATTTGAAGTGGTCCAAACAGTCTGCTGACGTAAATCGTTTAGCTATGATCCAAGATGAAATTTTGGAAAAAGTATGGCCTTTACTTAAGAAAAATGGTCGTCTCGTCTATAGTACCTGTACAATTGACCAAGAAGAAAACGAAGATGTGGTCGAAAGCTTCGTTAAACGTCATCACGATGCTGAATTTGACGATACTTTTTCTGAACGACTACCCGAACTGATTAGAGATCATAAAGAACCGCTAACAGGGATGGTGCGATTATTTCCAGGTGAATTCGGTACAGATGGTTTTTTCATTTCATCACTTATAAAGAAATAG
- a CDS encoding Stp1/IreP family PP2C-type Ser/Thr phosphatase, with amino-acid sequence MEGIFRTDTGKLRPHNEDSGAVKENNFGQLLAIVADGMGGHQAGDVASQMARDSMLAHWEQMTEFLSPVHAEKWLQETVSKVNETIYMHALDNPKCEGMGTTLVAAVCSNEFVTFSNVGDSRVYIFEDDLLKQMTEDHSLVGELVRSGQLSQEEADHHPRKNVLMRALGTDRTIEVDVATVNWKHTSLLLLCTDGLTNMLTDNDIMAHLSQETDLSTICDNLITEANNSGGEDNISISLVRHNEKDVTIS; translated from the coding sequence ATGGAAGGTATTTTTCGCACCGACACTGGTAAACTTAGGCCTCATAACGAAGATAGTGGCGCAGTGAAAGAAAATAATTTTGGACAGCTCTTGGCAATTGTTGCCGATGGTATGGGAGGCCATCAAGCCGGTGATGTGGCAAGCCAGATGGCACGTGATAGTATGCTGGCTCATTGGGAGCAAATGACTGAATTTTTATCCCCGGTTCATGCTGAAAAATGGTTACAAGAGACAGTTAGTAAAGTGAATGAAACAATTTATATGCATGCACTGGATAACCCTAAGTGTGAAGGAATGGGGACAACTTTAGTAGCAGCAGTATGCTCGAATGAGTTTGTAACTTTTTCAAATGTAGGGGATTCACGCGTCTATATTTTTGAAGATGACCTTTTAAAACAAATGACTGAAGACCATTCACTTGTAGGGGAACTCGTAAGGTCTGGACAATTGAGTCAGGAAGAAGCGGATCACCACCCGAGAAAAAATGTCCTCATGCGTGCTTTAGGTACAGATAGAACTATAGAAGTTGACGTGGCAACGGTAAACTGGAAACATACTTCTCTGCTCCTTCTCTGTACAGATGGCTTAACAAATATGCTGACAGATAACGATATAATGGCGCATTTATCTCAAGAGACCGACTTATCAACTATTTGTGATAACTTAATTACCGAGGCCAATAATTCTGGTGGAGAGGATAATATTTCCATCTCATTAGTTCGTCATAATGAGAAGGATGTGACCATTTCATGA